Proteins found in one Brachypodium distachyon strain Bd21 chromosome 5, Brachypodium_distachyon_v3.0, whole genome shotgun sequence genomic segment:
- the LOC100827244 gene encoding uncharacterized protein LOC100827244 isoform X1: protein MAADEADGDRFIEIVSTGALYRGGQAQWERKYWSCSRGKHRYPYPVGYHAVRRYSGISYTMEIQQGPRGPVFQVTSTLGDSATGPTPDIAWKNFHKKMGSKVRNWQRTRSFPQKIDGVELFGFKNASVQRLLRQLIVHSSGFGTKMPCPNNSGAASPLTHTVAVDVSDDYEEQLVSLDKTVGTAKRSINPIHEESVAKRIHSQDILSSVNNCNDELDKSRESSDKGGPGSNTQLRDVSGSRCMPPLLEEIPRDSKCTRVDDTLGEYVPSSSQEDGLFSGSYSSSEKADLESAENEVAKSMMTSLPPQTIPLLKKTQVDDTLREYVPSSSQEDGLFSSSYSSSEKADLESAENEVAQSMMTSLLPQTIPLLKRTRVDDTLGEYVLSSSQEDGLFSSSYLSSEKADLESAKKEVSKSMMTSLLPQTIPLLKRTRVDDTLGEYVLSSSQEDGLFSSSYLSSEKADLESAENEVAKSMMTSLLPQTIPLLKKTCIKKKVKQKGNARYRALIRTASAQNPSADDCQGVSLPASIREGNMNSSQTHIHGRLLHETIKDSGTNKDCMNDEQVIKSDMEAFVADSFEDDAHIWCDNTSKAMGAQHHESDDACSREPNENSIKDSGTNNDCMNDEKVIESDMEAFVADSFEDDAQIWGDSTSKAMGAQHHESDDGCSREPNENSIKESGTNNDCMNDEQVIKSDMEAFVADSFEDDAQVWGDNTSKTMGAHHHESDDACSREPNENSKLLLSKRETNAELSECQVQAHDSADDTPDMIYDHDKGQYILSDAYLAFLEEEFGLNDSSHPAHFNHVDNDAEPNQPKDPKEGIANGSLLSVDGSDHMNMCNKHNVFHNQVDHTLCNINHVNGLPSKHPKTSIRGSAHHLELTASYLHPMPVLSIMLNTKSINSLHIYVLCGFLASCQRFLYVYNITLKDYPDEPPYFVGYTSLLLPSLEQASTGNFTFGRSGMQFTPDGQFLILLSSIRLPCCRMQNIDCSCSLCKFDQHDDNSLKIVSVNCGYSSLLTKLMPYGTVSSFLICEPNYVVAAEDSRKLHIWKMVAGWSVVSEEYVISSLGNVGPSILELKRMPKSSSLIIGHDCAGGFCLWDISKRALLSTFAAPGNIVFQILPLGICSVHEDIFHASVDDIERRLQEITVTGVSRKDDKESTLMLSGKDIAVWIMVSAASVAEYQHDLRAKEHNARWRLALLANKKVIMGNIFDPRATSIDVSGNYGFAGTYGGCLYMWELSSGRKLAGTECFNGQRVSCVAVDAKSRVVAVADDDCNVLLYTENMV from the exons atggcggcggacgAGGCCGACGGCGACCGCTTCATCGAGATTGTGTCCACCGGGGCGCTTTACCGCGGCGGCCAGGCCCAATGGGAGCGCAAGTACTGGAGCTGCTCCAGG GGCAAACACAGGTACCCGTACCCAGTGGGCTATCATGCTGTCCGCCGTTACTCCGGGATATCGTACACAATGGAGATCCAACAAGGACCAAGAGGGCCTGTGTTCCAG GTTACATCCACCCTAGGAGATTCAGCGACAGGGCCGACCCCGGATATAGCTTGGAAGAACTTCCACAAGAAGATGGGGTCTAAAGTCAGGAACTGGCAGAGGACCAGGAGCTTCCCTCAGAAGATTGATGGTGTCGAG CTCTTTGGGTTCAAAAACGCATCTGTTCAGAGACTGCTTCGTCAGCTTATAGTACATTCGAGTGGATTTGGAACAAAAATGCCTTGTCCAAACAATTCTGGTGCTGCTTCACCGTTAACCCATACAGTTGCAGTTGATGTTTCGGATGATTACGAAGAGCAGCTTGTTTCCCTGGACAAGACAGTTGGAACTGCTAAAAGAAGCATAAACCCAATCCATGAGGAAAGTGTTGCTAAGAGAATCCACAGCCAGGATATTTTGAGTTCAGTTAATAATTGCAATGATGAGTTGGATAAATCTCGTGAAAGTTCAGACAAG GGAGGTCCTGGAAGTAACACACAGTTGCGGGATGTCTCTGGTTCAAGATGCATGCCTCCATTGCTGGAAGAAATACCTCGTGATTCAAAATGCACACGGGTTGATGATACCTTGGGAGAGTATGTCCCAAGTTCATCTCAAGAAGATGGATTATTTTCCGGTTCTTATTCAAGCTCTGAGAAGGCTGATCTGGAATCAGCTGAAAATGAAGTAGCTAAGTCTATGATGACTTCTTTGCCTCCCCAAACTATCCCGCTTCTGAAGAAAACTCAGGTTGATGATACCTTGAGAGAGTATGTCCCAAGTTCATCTCAAGAAGATGGATTATTTTCCAGTTCTTATTCAAGCTCTGAAAAGGCTGATCTGGAGTCAGCTGAAAACGAAGTAGCTCAGTCTATGATGACTTCTTTGCTTCCCCAAACTATCCCGCTTCTGAAGAGAACTCGGGTTGATGATACCTTGGGAGAGTATGTCCTAAGTTCATCTCAAGAAGATGGATTATTTTCCAGTTCTTATTTAAGCTCTGAAAAGGCTGATCTGGAGTCAGCTAAAAAAGAAGTATCTAAGTCTATGATGACTTCTTTGCTTCCCCAAACTATCCCGCTTCTGAAGAGAACTCGGGTTGATGATACCTTGGGAGAGTATGTCCTAAGTTCATCTCAAGAAGATGGATTATTTTCCAGTTCTTATTTAAGCTCTGAAAAGGCTGATCTGGAATCAGCTGAAAACGAAGTAGCCAAGTCTATGATGACTTCTTTGCTTCCCCAAACTATCCCGCTTCTGAAGAAAACTTGCATAAAAAAGAAGGTTAAGCAAAAAGGGAACGCCAGATATAGGGCTTTAATAAGAACTGCTTCAGCTCAAAATCCCTCTGCTGATGATTGCCAAG GTGTATCTTTGCCTGCTAGTATTCGTGAAGGGAATATGAATAGTTCCCAAACACATATCCATGGGAGACTGCTGCATGAAACAATTAAAGACAGCGGCACCAATAAAGATTGCATGAATGATGAACAAGTCATTAAATCAGACATGGAAGCTTTTGTTGCAGATAGTTTCGAGGATGATGCACATATTTGGTGTGACAACACATCCAAAGCTATGGGTGCTCAACATCATGAGTCTGACGATGCATGCTCTAGGGAACCTAATGAGAACTCAATTAAAGACAGCGGCACCAATAATGATTGCATGAATGATGAAAAAGTCATTGAATCAGACATGGAAGCTTTTGTTGCAGATAGTTTTGAGGATGATGCACAGATTTGGGGTGACAGCACATCCAAAGCTATGGGTGCTCAACATCATGAGTCTGACGATGGATGCTCTAGGGAACCTAATGAGAACTCAATTAAAGAAAGTGGCACCAATAATGATTGCATGAATGATGAACAAGTCATTAAATCAGACATGGAAGCTTTTGTTGCAGATAGTTTCGAGGATGATGCACAGGTTTGGGGTGACAACACATCCAAAACTATGGGTGCTCACCATCATGAGTCTGATGATGCATGCTCTAGGGAACCTAATGAGAACTCAAAATTGCTACTGAGCAAAAGGGAAACTAATGCTGAATTGTCTGAGTGTCAGGTTCAGGCACATGATAGCGCTGATGACACCCCTGATATGATATATGATCATGACAAAGGTCAGTATATTTTGTCTGATGCGTACCTTGCTTTTCTAGAGGAGGAGTTTGGTTTGAATGATAGTTCCCATCCTGCACACTTCAATCATGTTGACAACGATGCTGAACCAAATCAACCGAAGGACCCAAAAGAAGGCATCGCCAATGGCTCATTGTTATCCGTGGATGGGTCAGATCACATGAACATGTGCAACAAACACAACGTTTTTCACAACCAGGTTGATCACACCCTTTGTAACATTAATCATGTAAATGGGCTGCCATCCAAACACCCAAAAACGTCAATAAGAGGCTCAGCTCATCATCTGGAGCTTACGGCTTCCTACCTGCACCCGATGCCTGTCTTGTCTATTATGCTAAATACCAAAAGCATTAACAGCTTACACATTTATGTACTTTGTGGTTTCTTGGCGAGCTGCCAGAGATTCCTCTATGTGTATAACATCACGCTTAAAGATTACCCAGATGAACCACCTTATTTCGTTGGCTACACTTCCCTTCTACTGCCCTCGTTGGAACAGGCTTCTACAGGAAAT TTTACATTTGGAAGATCCGGAATGCAGTTTACACCTGATGGCCAGTTTCTGATCCTCCTTAGCAGTATAAGACTACCTTGTTGTAG GATGCAGAACATCGATTGTTCATGCTCATTGTGCAAATTTGATCAGCACGACGACAATTCTCtgaaaattgtatctgttaactGCGGGTACAGTTCACTATTGACCAAATTGATGCCCTATGGGACAGTGTCTTCCTTTTTGATATGTGAACCAAATTATGTCGTAGCTGCTGAAGACAGCAGAAAATTGCATATATGGAAAATGGTCGCTGGATGGAG TGTGGTCTCTGAGGAGTATGTCATTTCTAGTTTGGGTAATGTGGGTCCTTCAATACTGGAGCTCAAAAGAATGCCAAAAAGTAGCTCTCTCATTATTGGTCATGATTGCGCAGGCGGCTTTTGTTTGTG GGACATCTCCAAGCGAGCACTCCTGTCAACTTTTGCTGCTCCAGGGAACATTGTCTTCCAGATTCTGCCTTTAGGCATCTGTAGTGTACATGAGGATATTTTTCATGCTTCAGTTGATGACATAGAGAGAAGGTTACAAGAGATCACAGTGACTGGCGTGTCCAGAAAAGATGACAAGGAGTCCACTTTGATGTTATCAGGAAAAGACATAGCAGTTTGGATTATGGTGTCCGCTGCTTCAGTAGCTGAGTATCAGCATGACCTTCGAGCAAAAGAACACAATGCTCGATGGAGGCTAGCTTTGCTGGCAAACAAGAAAGTTATTATGGGAAACATTTTTGATCCAAG GGCTACTTCTATAGATGTCTCTGGTAACTATGGATTCGCTGGAACATATGGAGGTTGCTTGTACATGTGGGAGTTGTCTTCTGGGAGAAAACTTGCCGGCACAGAGTGCTTCAACG GTCAACGAGTCTCCTGTGTTGCTGTTGATGCCAAATCAAGAGTAGTGGCAGTAGCTGACGATGACTGCAATGTATTGCTTTACACTGAAAACATGGTGTAA
- the LOC100827244 gene encoding uncharacterized protein LOC100827244 isoform X3, whose translation MAADEADGDRFIEIVSTGALYRGGQAQWERKYWSCSRGKHRYPYPVGYHAVRRYSGISYTMEIQQGPRGPVFQVTSTLGDSATGPTPDIAWKNFHKKMGSKVRNWQRTRSFPQKIDGVELFGFKNASVQRLLRQLIVHSSGFGTKMPCPNNSGAASPLTHTVAVDVSDDYEEQLVSLDKTVGTAKRSINPIHEESVAKRIHSQDILSSVNNCNDELDKSRESSDKGGPGSNTQLRDVSGSRCMPPLLEEIPRDSKCTRVDDTLGEYVPSSSQEDGLFSGSYSSSEKADLESAENEVAKSMMTSLPPQTIPLLKKTQVDDTLREYVPSSSQEDGLFSSSYSSSEKADLESAENEVAQSMMTSLLPQTIPLLKRTRVDDTLGEYVLSSSQEDGLFSSSYLSSEKADLESAKKEVSKSMMTSLLPQTIPLLKRTRVDDTLGEYVLSSSQEDGLFSSSYLSSEKADLESAENEVAKSMMTSLLPQTIPLLKKTCIKKKVKQKGNARYRALIRTASAQNPSADDCQGVSLPASIREGNMNSSQTHIHGRLLHETIKDSGTNKDCMNDEQVIKSDMEAFVADSFEDDAQVWGDNTSKTMGAHHHESDDACSREPNENSKLLLSKRETNAELSECQVQAHDSADDTPDMIYDHDKGQYILSDAYLAFLEEEFGLNDSSHPAHFNHVDNDAEPNQPKDPKEGIANGSLLSVDGSDHMNMCNKHNVFHNQVDHTLCNINHVNGLPSKHPKTSIRGSAHHLELTASYLHPMPVLSIMLNTKSINSLHIYVLCGFLASCQRFLYVYNITLKDYPDEPPYFVGYTSLLLPSLEQASTGNFTFGRSGMQFTPDGQFLILLSSIRLPCCRMQNIDCSCSLCKFDQHDDNSLKIVSVNCGYSSLLTKLMPYGTVSSFLICEPNYVVAAEDSRKLHIWKMVAGWSVVSEEYVISSLGNVGPSILELKRMPKSSSLIIGHDCAGGFCLWDISKRALLSTFAAPGNIVFQILPLGICSVHEDIFHASVDDIERRLQEITVTGVSRKDDKESTLMLSGKDIAVWIMVSAASVAEYQHDLRAKEHNARWRLALLANKKVIMGNIFDPRATSIDVSGNYGFAGTYGGCLYMWELSSGRKLAGTECFNGQRVSCVAVDAKSRVVAVADDDCNVLLYTENMV comes from the exons atggcggcggacgAGGCCGACGGCGACCGCTTCATCGAGATTGTGTCCACCGGGGCGCTTTACCGCGGCGGCCAGGCCCAATGGGAGCGCAAGTACTGGAGCTGCTCCAGG GGCAAACACAGGTACCCGTACCCAGTGGGCTATCATGCTGTCCGCCGTTACTCCGGGATATCGTACACAATGGAGATCCAACAAGGACCAAGAGGGCCTGTGTTCCAG GTTACATCCACCCTAGGAGATTCAGCGACAGGGCCGACCCCGGATATAGCTTGGAAGAACTTCCACAAGAAGATGGGGTCTAAAGTCAGGAACTGGCAGAGGACCAGGAGCTTCCCTCAGAAGATTGATGGTGTCGAG CTCTTTGGGTTCAAAAACGCATCTGTTCAGAGACTGCTTCGTCAGCTTATAGTACATTCGAGTGGATTTGGAACAAAAATGCCTTGTCCAAACAATTCTGGTGCTGCTTCACCGTTAACCCATACAGTTGCAGTTGATGTTTCGGATGATTACGAAGAGCAGCTTGTTTCCCTGGACAAGACAGTTGGAACTGCTAAAAGAAGCATAAACCCAATCCATGAGGAAAGTGTTGCTAAGAGAATCCACAGCCAGGATATTTTGAGTTCAGTTAATAATTGCAATGATGAGTTGGATAAATCTCGTGAAAGTTCAGACAAG GGAGGTCCTGGAAGTAACACACAGTTGCGGGATGTCTCTGGTTCAAGATGCATGCCTCCATTGCTGGAAGAAATACCTCGTGATTCAAAATGCACACGGGTTGATGATACCTTGGGAGAGTATGTCCCAAGTTCATCTCAAGAAGATGGATTATTTTCCGGTTCTTATTCAAGCTCTGAGAAGGCTGATCTGGAATCAGCTGAAAATGAAGTAGCTAAGTCTATGATGACTTCTTTGCCTCCCCAAACTATCCCGCTTCTGAAGAAAACTCAGGTTGATGATACCTTGAGAGAGTATGTCCCAAGTTCATCTCAAGAAGATGGATTATTTTCCAGTTCTTATTCAAGCTCTGAAAAGGCTGATCTGGAGTCAGCTGAAAACGAAGTAGCTCAGTCTATGATGACTTCTTTGCTTCCCCAAACTATCCCGCTTCTGAAGAGAACTCGGGTTGATGATACCTTGGGAGAGTATGTCCTAAGTTCATCTCAAGAAGATGGATTATTTTCCAGTTCTTATTTAAGCTCTGAAAAGGCTGATCTGGAGTCAGCTAAAAAAGAAGTATCTAAGTCTATGATGACTTCTTTGCTTCCCCAAACTATCCCGCTTCTGAAGAGAACTCGGGTTGATGATACCTTGGGAGAGTATGTCCTAAGTTCATCTCAAGAAGATGGATTATTTTCCAGTTCTTATTTAAGCTCTGAAAAGGCTGATCTGGAATCAGCTGAAAACGAAGTAGCCAAGTCTATGATGACTTCTTTGCTTCCCCAAACTATCCCGCTTCTGAAGAAAACTTGCATAAAAAAGAAGGTTAAGCAAAAAGGGAACGCCAGATATAGGGCTTTAATAAGAACTGCTTCAGCTCAAAATCCCTCTGCTGATGATTGCCAAG GTGTATCTTTGCCTGCTAGTATTCGTGAAGGGAATATGAATAGTTCCCAAACACATATCCATGGGAGACTGCTGCATGAAACAATTAAAGACAGCGGCACCAATAAAGATTGCATGAATGATGAACAAGTCATTAAATCAGACATGGAAGCTTTTGTTGCAG ATAGTTTCGAGGATGATGCACAGGTTTGGGGTGACAACACATCCAAAACTATGGGTGCTCACCATCATGAGTCTGATGATGCATGCTCTAGGGAACCTAATGAGAACTCAAAATTGCTACTGAGCAAAAGGGAAACTAATGCTGAATTGTCTGAGTGTCAGGTTCAGGCACATGATAGCGCTGATGACACCCCTGATATGATATATGATCATGACAAAGGTCAGTATATTTTGTCTGATGCGTACCTTGCTTTTCTAGAGGAGGAGTTTGGTTTGAATGATAGTTCCCATCCTGCACACTTCAATCATGTTGACAACGATGCTGAACCAAATCAACCGAAGGACCCAAAAGAAGGCATCGCCAATGGCTCATTGTTATCCGTGGATGGGTCAGATCACATGAACATGTGCAACAAACACAACGTTTTTCACAACCAGGTTGATCACACCCTTTGTAACATTAATCATGTAAATGGGCTGCCATCCAAACACCCAAAAACGTCAATAAGAGGCTCAGCTCATCATCTGGAGCTTACGGCTTCCTACCTGCACCCGATGCCTGTCTTGTCTATTATGCTAAATACCAAAAGCATTAACAGCTTACACATTTATGTACTTTGTGGTTTCTTGGCGAGCTGCCAGAGATTCCTCTATGTGTATAACATCACGCTTAAAGATTACCCAGATGAACCACCTTATTTCGTTGGCTACACTTCCCTTCTACTGCCCTCGTTGGAACAGGCTTCTACAGGAAAT TTTACATTTGGAAGATCCGGAATGCAGTTTACACCTGATGGCCAGTTTCTGATCCTCCTTAGCAGTATAAGACTACCTTGTTGTAG GATGCAGAACATCGATTGTTCATGCTCATTGTGCAAATTTGATCAGCACGACGACAATTCTCtgaaaattgtatctgttaactGCGGGTACAGTTCACTATTGACCAAATTGATGCCCTATGGGACAGTGTCTTCCTTTTTGATATGTGAACCAAATTATGTCGTAGCTGCTGAAGACAGCAGAAAATTGCATATATGGAAAATGGTCGCTGGATGGAG TGTGGTCTCTGAGGAGTATGTCATTTCTAGTTTGGGTAATGTGGGTCCTTCAATACTGGAGCTCAAAAGAATGCCAAAAAGTAGCTCTCTCATTATTGGTCATGATTGCGCAGGCGGCTTTTGTTTGTG GGACATCTCCAAGCGAGCACTCCTGTCAACTTTTGCTGCTCCAGGGAACATTGTCTTCCAGATTCTGCCTTTAGGCATCTGTAGTGTACATGAGGATATTTTTCATGCTTCAGTTGATGACATAGAGAGAAGGTTACAAGAGATCACAGTGACTGGCGTGTCCAGAAAAGATGACAAGGAGTCCACTTTGATGTTATCAGGAAAAGACATAGCAGTTTGGATTATGGTGTCCGCTGCTTCAGTAGCTGAGTATCAGCATGACCTTCGAGCAAAAGAACACAATGCTCGATGGAGGCTAGCTTTGCTGGCAAACAAGAAAGTTATTATGGGAAACATTTTTGATCCAAG GGCTACTTCTATAGATGTCTCTGGTAACTATGGATTCGCTGGAACATATGGAGGTTGCTTGTACATGTGGGAGTTGTCTTCTGGGAGAAAACTTGCCGGCACAGAGTGCTTCAACG GTCAACGAGTCTCCTGTGTTGCTGTTGATGCCAAATCAAGAGTAGTGGCAGTAGCTGACGATGACTGCAATGTATTGCTTTACACTGAAAACATGGTGTAA
- the LOC100827244 gene encoding uncharacterized protein LOC100827244 isoform X2, with translation MAADEADGDRFIEIVSTGALYRGGQAQWERKYWSCSRGKHRYPYPVGYHAVRRYSGISYTMEIQQGPRGPVFQVTSTLGDSATGPTPDIAWKNFHKKMGSKVRNWQRTRSFPQKIDGVELFGFKNASVQRLLRQLIVHSSGFGTKMPCPNNSGAASPLTHTVAVDVSDDYEEQLVSLDKTVGTAKRSINPIHEESVAKRIHSQDILSSVNNCNDELDKSRESSDKGGPGSNTQLRDVSGSRCMPPLLEEIPRDSKCTRVDDTLGEYVPSSSQEDGLFSGSYSSSEKADLESAENEVAKSMMTSLPPQTIPLLKKTQVDDTLREYVPSSSQEDGLFSSSYSSSEKADLESAENEVAQSMMTSLLPQTIPLLKRTRVDDTLGEYVLSSSQEDGLFSSSYLSSEKADLESAKKEVSKSMMTSLLPQTIPLLKRTRVDDTLGEYVLSSSQEDGLFSSSYLSSEKADLESAENEVAKSMMTSLLPQTIPLLKKTCIKKKVKQKGNARYRALIRTASAQNPSADDCQGVSLPASIREGNMNSSQTHIHGRLLHETIKDSGTNKDCMNDEQVIKSDMEAFVADSFEDDAHIWCDNTSKAMGAQHHESDDACSREPNENSIKDSGTNNDCMNDEKVIESDMEAFVADSFEDDAQIWGDSTSKAMGAQHHESDDGCSREPNENSIKESGTNNDCMNDEQVIKSDMEAFVADSFEDDAQVWGDNTSKTMGAHHHESDDACSREPNENSKLLLSKRETNAELSECQVQAHDSADDTPDMIYDHDKGQYILSDAYLAFLEEEFGLNDSSHPAHFNHVDNDAEPNQPKDPKEGIANGSLLSVDGSDHMNMCNKHNVFHNQVDHTLCNINHVNGLPSKHPKTSIRGSAHHLELTASYLHPMPVLSIMLNTKSINSLHIYVLCGFLASCQRFLYVYNITLKDYPDEPPYFVGYTSLLLPSLEQASTGNFTFGRSGMQFTPDGQFLILLSSIRLPCCRMQNIDCSCSLCKFDQHDDNSLKIVSVNCGYSSLLTKLMPYGTVSSFLICEPNYVVAAEDSRKLHIWKMVAGWRDISKRALLSTFAAPGNIVFQILPLGICSVHEDIFHASVDDIERRLQEITVTGVSRKDDKESTLMLSGKDIAVWIMVSAASVAEYQHDLRAKEHNARWRLALLANKKVIMGNIFDPRATSIDVSGNYGFAGTYGGCLYMWELSSGRKLAGTECFNGQRVSCVAVDAKSRVVAVADDDCNVLLYTENMV, from the exons atggcggcggacgAGGCCGACGGCGACCGCTTCATCGAGATTGTGTCCACCGGGGCGCTTTACCGCGGCGGCCAGGCCCAATGGGAGCGCAAGTACTGGAGCTGCTCCAGG GGCAAACACAGGTACCCGTACCCAGTGGGCTATCATGCTGTCCGCCGTTACTCCGGGATATCGTACACAATGGAGATCCAACAAGGACCAAGAGGGCCTGTGTTCCAG GTTACATCCACCCTAGGAGATTCAGCGACAGGGCCGACCCCGGATATAGCTTGGAAGAACTTCCACAAGAAGATGGGGTCTAAAGTCAGGAACTGGCAGAGGACCAGGAGCTTCCCTCAGAAGATTGATGGTGTCGAG CTCTTTGGGTTCAAAAACGCATCTGTTCAGAGACTGCTTCGTCAGCTTATAGTACATTCGAGTGGATTTGGAACAAAAATGCCTTGTCCAAACAATTCTGGTGCTGCTTCACCGTTAACCCATACAGTTGCAGTTGATGTTTCGGATGATTACGAAGAGCAGCTTGTTTCCCTGGACAAGACAGTTGGAACTGCTAAAAGAAGCATAAACCCAATCCATGAGGAAAGTGTTGCTAAGAGAATCCACAGCCAGGATATTTTGAGTTCAGTTAATAATTGCAATGATGAGTTGGATAAATCTCGTGAAAGTTCAGACAAG GGAGGTCCTGGAAGTAACACACAGTTGCGGGATGTCTCTGGTTCAAGATGCATGCCTCCATTGCTGGAAGAAATACCTCGTGATTCAAAATGCACACGGGTTGATGATACCTTGGGAGAGTATGTCCCAAGTTCATCTCAAGAAGATGGATTATTTTCCGGTTCTTATTCAAGCTCTGAGAAGGCTGATCTGGAATCAGCTGAAAATGAAGTAGCTAAGTCTATGATGACTTCTTTGCCTCCCCAAACTATCCCGCTTCTGAAGAAAACTCAGGTTGATGATACCTTGAGAGAGTATGTCCCAAGTTCATCTCAAGAAGATGGATTATTTTCCAGTTCTTATTCAAGCTCTGAAAAGGCTGATCTGGAGTCAGCTGAAAACGAAGTAGCTCAGTCTATGATGACTTCTTTGCTTCCCCAAACTATCCCGCTTCTGAAGAGAACTCGGGTTGATGATACCTTGGGAGAGTATGTCCTAAGTTCATCTCAAGAAGATGGATTATTTTCCAGTTCTTATTTAAGCTCTGAAAAGGCTGATCTGGAGTCAGCTAAAAAAGAAGTATCTAAGTCTATGATGACTTCTTTGCTTCCCCAAACTATCCCGCTTCTGAAGAGAACTCGGGTTGATGATACCTTGGGAGAGTATGTCCTAAGTTCATCTCAAGAAGATGGATTATTTTCCAGTTCTTATTTAAGCTCTGAAAAGGCTGATCTGGAATCAGCTGAAAACGAAGTAGCCAAGTCTATGATGACTTCTTTGCTTCCCCAAACTATCCCGCTTCTGAAGAAAACTTGCATAAAAAAGAAGGTTAAGCAAAAAGGGAACGCCAGATATAGGGCTTTAATAAGAACTGCTTCAGCTCAAAATCCCTCTGCTGATGATTGCCAAG GTGTATCTTTGCCTGCTAGTATTCGTGAAGGGAATATGAATAGTTCCCAAACACATATCCATGGGAGACTGCTGCATGAAACAATTAAAGACAGCGGCACCAATAAAGATTGCATGAATGATGAACAAGTCATTAAATCAGACATGGAAGCTTTTGTTGCAGATAGTTTCGAGGATGATGCACATATTTGGTGTGACAACACATCCAAAGCTATGGGTGCTCAACATCATGAGTCTGACGATGCATGCTCTAGGGAACCTAATGAGAACTCAATTAAAGACAGCGGCACCAATAATGATTGCATGAATGATGAAAAAGTCATTGAATCAGACATGGAAGCTTTTGTTGCAGATAGTTTTGAGGATGATGCACAGATTTGGGGTGACAGCACATCCAAAGCTATGGGTGCTCAACATCATGAGTCTGACGATGGATGCTCTAGGGAACCTAATGAGAACTCAATTAAAGAAAGTGGCACCAATAATGATTGCATGAATGATGAACAAGTCATTAAATCAGACATGGAAGCTTTTGTTGCAGATAGTTTCGAGGATGATGCACAGGTTTGGGGTGACAACACATCCAAAACTATGGGTGCTCACCATCATGAGTCTGATGATGCATGCTCTAGGGAACCTAATGAGAACTCAAAATTGCTACTGAGCAAAAGGGAAACTAATGCTGAATTGTCTGAGTGTCAGGTTCAGGCACATGATAGCGCTGATGACACCCCTGATATGATATATGATCATGACAAAGGTCAGTATATTTTGTCTGATGCGTACCTTGCTTTTCTAGAGGAGGAGTTTGGTTTGAATGATAGTTCCCATCCTGCACACTTCAATCATGTTGACAACGATGCTGAACCAAATCAACCGAAGGACCCAAAAGAAGGCATCGCCAATGGCTCATTGTTATCCGTGGATGGGTCAGATCACATGAACATGTGCAACAAACACAACGTTTTTCACAACCAGGTTGATCACACCCTTTGTAACATTAATCATGTAAATGGGCTGCCATCCAAACACCCAAAAACGTCAATAAGAGGCTCAGCTCATCATCTGGAGCTTACGGCTTCCTACCTGCACCCGATGCCTGTCTTGTCTATTATGCTAAATACCAAAAGCATTAACAGCTTACACATTTATGTACTTTGTGGTTTCTTGGCGAGCTGCCAGAGATTCCTCTATGTGTATAACATCACGCTTAAAGATTACCCAGATGAACCACCTTATTTCGTTGGCTACACTTCCCTTCTACTGCCCTCGTTGGAACAGGCTTCTACAGGAAAT TTTACATTTGGAAGATCCGGAATGCAGTTTACACCTGATGGCCAGTTTCTGATCCTCCTTAGCAGTATAAGACTACCTTGTTGTAG GATGCAGAACATCGATTGTTCATGCTCATTGTGCAAATTTGATCAGCACGACGACAATTCTCtgaaaattgtatctgttaactGCGGGTACAGTTCACTATTGACCAAATTGATGCCCTATGGGACAGTGTCTTCCTTTTTGATATGTGAACCAAATTATGTCGTAGCTGCTGAAGACAGCAGAAAATTGCATATATGGAAAATGGTCGCTGGATGGAG GGACATCTCCAAGCGAGCACTCCTGTCAACTTTTGCTGCTCCAGGGAACATTGTCTTCCAGATTCTGCCTTTAGGCATCTGTAGTGTACATGAGGATATTTTTCATGCTTCAGTTGATGACATAGAGAGAAGGTTACAAGAGATCACAGTGACTGGCGTGTCCAGAAAAGATGACAAGGAGTCCACTTTGATGTTATCAGGAAAAGACATAGCAGTTTGGATTATGGTGTCCGCTGCTTCAGTAGCTGAGTATCAGCATGACCTTCGAGCAAAAGAACACAATGCTCGATGGAGGCTAGCTTTGCTGGCAAACAAGAAAGTTATTATGGGAAACATTTTTGATCCAAG GGCTACTTCTATAGATGTCTCTGGTAACTATGGATTCGCTGGAACATATGGAGGTTGCTTGTACATGTGGGAGTTGTCTTCTGGGAGAAAACTTGCCGGCACAGAGTGCTTCAACG GTCAACGAGTCTCCTGTGTTGCTGTTGATGCCAAATCAAGAGTAGTGGCAGTAGCTGACGATGACTGCAATGTATTGCTTTACACTGAAAACATGGTGTAA